In Gulosibacter molinativorax, a single window of DNA contains:
- a CDS encoding CoA-transferase subunit beta: MSTIELQEHPDLAVSRPYTNTELLSVVAARELAGRRVVFAGHGLPTLAVALAQQTVSPEVEIVYESGITGAHPQELPRAVSDSVLVSGAECVMGMPALFNYMLQGNRIEVGFLGAAQVDRYGSLNSSIIGSDVDAPAARLPGSGGAVEVMANCGEAFLVMRRHTARTFVERLDYCTSPSPHRAAEHATGPMPSGRGVTRVITDLGIMSREPPDEELRLTSIHPGVQVEEVRRATGWDLQIAADLVTTPEPTESELAILRELDHDRVYLR, from the coding sequence ATGAGCACAATCGAACTTCAGGAGCATCCTGACCTGGCCGTTTCGAGGCCCTATACGAACACCGAGCTGTTGTCGGTCGTGGCGGCCCGTGAGCTCGCCGGTCGTCGCGTCGTATTCGCGGGGCACGGCCTGCCAACATTGGCCGTTGCTCTCGCCCAACAGACCGTTTCGCCCGAGGTCGAGATCGTCTACGAATCCGGCATCACGGGCGCTCATCCGCAAGAACTCCCGCGGGCCGTATCGGACTCGGTTCTCGTGTCAGGCGCGGAATGCGTCATGGGGATGCCCGCCCTGTTCAATTACATGCTGCAGGGAAACCGGATTGAAGTCGGGTTCCTCGGCGCCGCCCAGGTCGACCGCTACGGGAGTCTCAACTCATCCATCATCGGTTCCGATGTCGACGCTCCTGCGGCTCGCTTGCCGGGATCAGGGGGAGCGGTCGAGGTAATGGCGAATTGCGGGGAGGCGTTCCTCGTCATGCGTCGACACACCGCGCGAACCTTCGTCGAACGACTGGACTATTGCACGTCACCGAGTCCACATCGCGCAGCGGAGCACGCGACTGGACCGATGCCATCCGGCCGGGGTGTGACCCGGGTCATCACCGATCTGGGAATCATGTCGAGAGAACCTCCGGACGAGGAACTGCGGCTTACGAGCATCCACCCCGGTGTGCAGGTCGAAGAGGTGCGGCGCGCAACGGGCTGGGACCTACAGATTGCAGCGGACCTCGTCACAACACCGGA
- a CDS encoding CoA transferase subunit A, with protein sequence MDKTTSLHDAIAKYVRPGMTIALEGFGHLVPVAAAHEIIRQRIQGLTLARMSGELFIDQLLAGECLDKIIISFMGNSSAGSLQEVRRRVEKQYPRSLEIEEYSHGGLVARYLAGASKLPFMPTKSYRGSDMVVGHEGIREVIDPFTGESFYAVAPLNPDVSIIHAQRADRHGNVQAWGILGMQQEVAFAGRKVIVTVEEIVDDEVIRSDPNRTIVPATIVDAVVEVPWGSFPSSVQGYYSRDDAFIRQWAELARDHDQIVEWLDTNIHATASYAEWVALQEPQRWRELAVTPQYSQPVNYGSR encoded by the coding sequence GTGGATAAAACCACTTCACTTCATGACGCAATTGCCAAGTATGTTCGCCCGGGAATGACCATCGCGCTGGAAGGATTTGGACACCTCGTCCCGGTCGCCGCCGCGCACGAAATCATCAGGCAACGAATCCAAGGACTCACGCTTGCGCGCATGTCCGGCGAATTGTTCATCGACCAATTACTGGCGGGCGAATGCCTTGACAAGATCATCATCTCGTTCATGGGGAATAGCTCTGCCGGGTCGCTGCAAGAAGTGCGCAGGCGGGTTGAAAAGCAGTATCCACGATCGCTTGAGATTGAGGAATACAGCCATGGTGGCCTCGTTGCCCGTTACCTCGCTGGTGCGTCGAAACTACCGTTCATGCCGACCAAGTCCTATCGCGGTAGCGACATGGTTGTAGGGCACGAAGGTATTCGCGAGGTCATCGACCCATTCACGGGTGAGTCTTTCTATGCGGTAGCGCCGTTGAACCCGGACGTGTCGATAATTCATGCGCAGCGCGCGGACCGCCACGGGAACGTGCAGGCCTGGGGCATCCTCGGTATGCAGCAGGAAGTTGCGTTCGCCGGACGCAAAGTGATTGTGACCGTGGAAGAGATCGTGGATGACGAGGTCATCCGATCCGACCCGAATCGCACGATTGTGCCAGCCACGATTGTCGATGCCGTTGTTGAGGTGCCGTGGGGCTCCTTTCCTTCGTCCGTCCAGGGCTACTACAGCCGAGACGATGCGTTCATCCGCCAATGGGCAGAGCTCGCGCGCGACCACGATCAGATTGTGGAGTGGCTTGACACGAACATCCACGCGACGGCGTCATATGCGGAGTGGGTCGCGCTACAAGAACCGCAGCGCTGGCGTGAACTCGCCGTCACGCCCCAATACTCGCAACCAGTCAATTACGGGAGTCGATAA